The DNA window GGGCCTGCGCGTACTCGAAGCAGAAGCGGATGATGCGCTCGGCCCCCCGCTTGGTCACCCGGGCAATCGAGTCCGCAATGTCGAGCCGTTCGTCGTAGTACTCGATGCCGGAGTAGAGCCCCTCCGTATTTTCGCGGAAGATGATCAGGTCGACGTCGTCGAAGGGCGTGTCCAGCCCCTCCAGGCTCGTGGCGGGCCGGACGTTCGAGTACAGGTCCAGGCGCTGACGGAGCTGCACGTTGACACTCGTAAACCCTTGTCCCACCGGCGTCGTCACGGGCCCCTTGAGGGCCGTCCCGCGTTCTTGGATGGAGTCGACGATGTCCGACGGCAACGCGGGGCGCCCTCGTTCGACCGCATTCGCTCCAATCACGCGGTGGCGGTCCCAGTCGATGTCTACACCGGCGGCCTCAATGACTTGGAGGGTCGCCTCGGTAACTTCGGGGCCGATGCCGTCGCCGGGAAGCAGGGTGAGTTGATGAGCCATAGATGGGGATGTGGTTCGGAATCAGTGAGAAAAGCGGAACTGCAATTTGAGGGCCCTCCGTTCCTCGACGCAGGGCCGCGAAAGACACGCCGGGCCAAACAAAAAAGCCCTGCCGGGAAGCAGAGCTTTTTTGGGGCGAGGGCGCAACTCATCAGGACGGAGGGGGGCCCTCGCGGTTGGACGAGTAGTTGATGCGGAGCGCATTCGCCTCTCGGAGCTCCTGCTGCACCTCGTTGACGATCTGCATCTCGGACTCCTGGTCGACCTTGAGAGACACAATCAGCTGCGGCTGCTCCTGCAACTTGTTGTACATGATCTGGCGGATGGTGCGTCGGTTCTCGATCAAGGCGTCATCGATCTGGATCGCGGTGTCGCCCTGATTCTCGCCCCGCTTGAGAGGGCCAATGTGCACCTTCGAGATGAGCCGCTTCTGGTCGATTTTCGTCAAGGCTTCCGCCTGTGGGAGCTGGGTCCGGACCTTGATGTCCGTCTCTCGGAGCACCGTTGCTACCATGAAGAAGATCAGCAGCATGAAGACGATGTCCGGGAGCGAAGCGGTCGTAAACTCCGGCTCCGTGCTCGAGCTTCCCCGTTGAAACTTCTGCGACGCCATGAGAAGGAGGTATCAGTGAACAAAAACGGATGGGTCGGACGCTCCTGTCCGGGAGGCGAAGCCCCTACTCACCGGTGTCGGGCTCGGCAATCGAGATCTGAGCGCCGAAGGTGTCCCGAATCTGATTGTCCTCGTCCGGGCCGAGCTGGTTGTAATACTCCCGGTAGCTCGAATAGGTCTGGTCGAGCCCGGCCGACCCGCCATCGGGGCCCGGAAGCCGGTTGGTCCGGGCAATTTGGTCCCAGATCTCGCGGTACGACATCCACACCTCATCGAGAACCTCGATATACGTGTTGTAGGGCGTCGCCGCGTCGGTCTTGATCGAGATCACCGCGTCGTCCGGGCTCGCGGACAGGCTCGGGTCCTCTCCATAGTTCAGCACGTGCTTCTTGACGCGGTCGCGGATTTCGGCCACGCGAGCCCGCTCCTCGTCGACCAGCACGTCCCCGGAGGCGTTCACCAACACGTTCATGAGGTTGCGCTCCTTCACCGGGGGGGGCTCCTGCTCCGGCTTCAGCTTCGGCGGCAGGGTCATGCCGATTCCGGTGTCGACGTTAATGGTCGTGGTCACCAGAAAGAAAATGAGGAGCAGAAAGGCAATGTCCGCCATTCCCGCGGTCGGGATGGACGCTTCTTCTCGGTCGCTGCGCCGCTTTTCCAGCAGTCCAGGCATAATTGTGAGATCGCTACCGGTGGACAGTTCAGTGCATTGTCGGGGGCCGGGCGGCTACATCATAAAGAGTTTGCGCAGGCCCGTTAACAAGAGGCTCAAGGCAGCCAGGCCAAACATGACGACGAGGGTGTATATGCCCGCCTGGACCCACGTTTGCATCGTGGCCCCGAGGACGGCAATGAGCACCCCGGGGATGGCGATGATGGCGATGCTAAGGGGCTGCACCTTGCCGTACACGAGGCTGCGGAGGCCGAAGATGCCCATGCCCAACAGGCTGAGCCCGGCGAGGGCGATGGCGGCCCAGATGGCAATGGGGAGAATGGCATTTTGACTCATAAAAGGACTATCGGTCTATCGTTGGAAAAAGAGAGAAGGGGACCCGGGAACCAGGCCCCTGCGCCCGCGGGGTCGGCGGCACGCAGGGGGCCGTCCGCATCCCTACTCTTCTCGTTCGCCAACGCTTTCCGGAATTGACTTCTCGGCCGTGGCGGACTCGCCCCGCTCCAGGGCCACGAGCGCGTCGACCAACTCGATGGATGCATCCTCCATTTCGGCCACCAACCGGTCAATCTTCGACACGGCGTAGTTGTAGAAGAATTGAAGGATGACCGCCACGATAAGCCCAAAGGCGGTCGTCAGGAGGGCAATCTTAATGCCGCCGGCCACGAGCCGCGGGGAAATGTCTCCGGCCTGCTCGATCGAGTCAAAGGCCTCGATCATGCCGATAACGGTTCCGAGGAAGCCGAGCATCGGGGCGACGCTAATGAAGAGCGAAAGCCAGACGAGTCCCCGTTCGAGGAAGCTCATCTCGATGGAGCCGTAGGAGACGACCGCCTCTTCTACGGCGTCGATGCCTTCGTCGGCCCGGAGCAGCCCGGCCTGAAAGACAGACGCAACGGGGCCACGCGTGCTGGCGCACTCCTCCTCGGCCGCCGGGATCCCCCCCTCGTCGAGGGCCTCCTTCACACGCTGTAGAAACGCCTGCGTGTTGATGTCGGCACGGTTCAGCGAAATGATGCGCTCAAACGAAATTGCAAGCCCAATGATGAGGCAAATGAGAACGGGCCACATCCACTCGCCCCCCTCGTTGAAGCGTTCAACGAGGGCATTGATGGCACCGCTTCCGCCGGACTGTTGGGGCAGCAGAAGCAGAAGGTGAACCGACAATTTATCCAGGATGACCATAAGTGGCTAGTGCTCAGTCGAGTCTATTGGAGGATGAAAGTCAGGTGTGAGGGGTACGAGACTGGGACAAGCCCGGTTGATGGGACCGGCCGGAGCGGCCCTGAACGCTACACGCCAGCAGGGGGAAGGCCCGTAGAATCAGTCTCTCACAAGCGAATACAGCAGCATGCGTGCAAGCAGATCCGTAGGCTCTGCTTCACAATTACCTAGTATACACAGCCCGGCAGAGGGTGTCAAAGGACGAAATTGACGAATTTACGCGCACCCCGGGTTTTTGCGGCTGCTTTTCGTGAACGAAGTGGGAAGAACACGTTCAGGCAACATTTACGGCCGTGCACAACACGCCGGGGCGCGATTCTCGAAATGCCCCCATTCCCAAGGGACCCGCCCGTCCAGGGTTCCTCTCCGTTCCGCCCCTGACTGCCGTGAACACTCCTTCAACAGTACCGCGAGGCCCACGACTTTTGCTCAAATTCACCGGTTCGTGTAGCGTGACGCTTTCCGTCCCTCGTTGGAATCAATTCGGCGGCCCGGTATGTTGCGGATGTGTCCCACTCGCCGCCATGATTCCCTGGAGTCCCGTACGTCTATGCGCAACGACGAGGTTGCCCAGATTTTACAGGAAACGGCCGACCTGCTCGAACTCACGGGCGGAAATCCGCACCGGGCCCGGGCCTTCGCCCGGGCGGCCCGGTCCCTGCAGGACCTCGACGCCCCTGCCGCCGACCGGCTCCGTGAGGACACCCTCGTCGAGGTGTCCGGAATTGGAGACGGCATGGCGGATCACATCAGCGACATTGTTCATGGGGGCTCGTTCGCCCTTCGCGACGAGTTGCTCAGTGCCGTCCCGCCCGGCCTCCTGGATGTCCTGCAGGTGAACGGGCTCGGGACGAAACGAACCCGCCGCCTCTGGACGGAGCTCGACATTGCCTCGCTCGACGAGCTGGAGCACGCCGCGGAGGCCGATCGGATCACAGCCCTCGACGGCTTCGGCGCCAAGACGCAGCAGAACATTCTGGAGAACGTGCGCCAGCTCCGGCGCTATGAAGCACAGTGGCGCCTCGCCGACGCCTGGGCGGCAGCCCATTCCTTTCTCCAGTCGCTCCGGGGCCTCGACGCGGTCGACCGCGCCGTGCCCGCCGGGGCCCTCCGGCGCCACACCGAAACGATGGAACGGGCCGACGTTCTCGTGTCTACCGCCACCGCCCCATCGGTCGTGGACTGGCTCGACGCGCACCTCGACGCCCCGACCCGGGAAGACTCGGTGGTGACGGGCCGCCTCGACGAGGGACTGCCGGTCGCGGTACACCTCACGTCGCCGGACCGGTTCGGGACGGCCTGGTGGCGCACCACCGGCACCGCCGACCACTGCACTGCGGTGACCGAACACGCCGACTCCCCCGCCGATCACGCTGACGAAGAAGCCCTCTACCGGGCCGCTGGATTGTCGGTCGTTCCGCCCGCCCTTCGCGAAGGACAAGGGGAGGTGCAGGCGGCGGCCGACAATGCGCTGCCGGAGCTGCTCACGACGGAGGACCTCGACGGCTGCCTCCACAACCACTCCACCTACAGCGACGGGGCGCACACCCTGCGCGAGATGGCCCTAGCGGCGCGGGACCGCGGCTACTCGTACTTCGGCATCTGCGACCACAGCCAGTCGCTTCGTATTGCCGACGGCCTGTCGCCCGAGGAGGTCCGCGATCAACGCGACGCGGTGGACCGGCTCAACGATGAGCTTGCGGACGACGAGCCCCCCTTCCGCATTTTCCATGGCATCGAGAGCGACATTCTCCGCGACGGATCCCTCGACTACGAGCAGGAGGTCCTCGAGGCCTTCGATTTCGTGGTGGGGAGTGTCCACACCGGCTTTAGCATGACGGAGGAGGAAGCCACCGAGCGCCTCGTCCGCGCCGTCGAAAGCCCGCACACCCGCATCCTGGGCCACCCGACGGGCCGCCTCCTCCTGGGCCGGGAGGGGTACCCGATCGACCACGAACGTGTGATTGCGGCGTGCGCCGAGCACGACGTGGCGTTGGAGTTGAACGCCAACCCGCACCGGCTCGACCTCGACTGGCGGTGGGTTCGTCACGCCACCGATCAGGGGGTCCTGATCTCGATCAATCCGGACGCCCACGCAACCGCGGAGCTCGACTACGTGAAGTGGGGCGTGGCCGTGGGCCGGAAGGGCTGGCTCACGCCCGACCAGTGCCTCAACGCGAAGTCCCTGGATGCCTTCGTGCAGTGGCTCGATGACACCCGGCCGTAGGGCCCGCTGCTCGTTTCCACGTCCCATCCCCCAAGCTCGTGTCTCGACGCCTCTACTTTGGGCTGGCGGGGGTCCTCATCGCTGTCGGCGGAGCCGTCCTGTGGTGGGCCCTCGGCGGCCCGGTCTCCCCCCCACCGGCCGCGCATCCGATCGCGGACCTCCGGGACACCACGACGGTCGGCTGGACGGATCGCCATACCGCGACGATCGAAGCCACCCACGCGACCGACGCGCTCACGGCATTGGGCTACGTGCACGGCATGAAGCGGGCCTGGACGCTGACGGTGTGGCGTCACACGGCCCTCGGCACGCTCTCCACTGCGTTCGGCGACGGCCTCGTGCCCGTCGATCGACATGCGCGTCGGCTCGGCTTCGCGCACCACGCGCGCCGGGCCTACGAGCGGCTCAGCACCGCGACCCGGGAGCGCCTTCAGGCCTACGCCCGCGGGCTGAACGCGGCCCTTCGGTCCAACCGCGTGCAACAGCGGGAGCCCTTTCTGCACTTTGACCTTGCCCCGAAGCGCTGGGCCCCCTGGCACTCGTTGGCCCTCGCACGGCTGGTGGCCTGGACGGGCACCGCCCCTACGGCCGCCCCCACCGCCCCCGATTCCGGCCTGGCCGACTTTCGGGCCGCCGACCGTCGGCTCCGACGCTGGCTCCGCCTGCATGGGCGGTCGCGCAGCGTGGCGTGGGCCGCGGGGGCACCGGGCGACACGACCCGGACCGTTCTCTTCGCCAAGCACGTGCTGGGGGCCACGGCCAATCCGGTGGTGCAGGAGGTCGTCATTCGGCGCCCCGATGCCGCCCCCACGGTCGCGGCCTCCCTCCCGGGCGCTCCGCTCTTCCCGACCGGCCGCACGAACGGGCGTCGATGGACCTATCTGCTCCACAGCGACGCCACACTCGTCCCAATCGAGGTTGACTCCACAGAGGCCCGCTCCCGCCACGAGCGCATCGCGCCGGCCCAGGGCGGCGAGCAGTTGGTTGAGATTCAGCGGCACGGGGCGCGGGTCCGCGTGGGCCCCATCTCCCCCGACTCGGCCTGGGTGTTGGAGTGGCCCGGCCTCCGCGCCCGCACGGATCTACCGCGGTGGCTCGCCACGGCCCACCTGGACGCGCAGCGTGACGCCGCCGCGCCGGACTTCCATCTCGTGGAGGGCGAGGGACTCCGGGTGGACTCGACGGGGGCGTGGTCGGTCCAGGGCCAACCGCCTGTGGTCGACCGCGGGCCCGCCTCCATCCTCGTCGGTCGGTCCGGCTGGGCCGCCCACCAGGCCGACGTGCTCCGGGCGCAGGCCCGGTCTCGCCCCGTTGCTCCGGCCCAGTGGAGCGCGAGCGACTCGAGCGCCTGGGCGGCCGCCCTCCTTCCGACCCTCCTTCCCGACCTGGCGTCGCTCAACGCTCCCGACTCCACGACCATCGACGCCCGCTCCTACCTGCGCAACTGGGACGCCGTCTACGATCCGGCCAGCATCGGGGCGGTGGTCTTTGCGGAGTGGATGCGCGCCTACCGACGCGAGATTGGCCGTCGCCCAACCCCGACCGATTCGGTCTTCTTTGCGGGGCCGCGCCGGCGCCGAACATTTCGCGCGGCCGTCGACTCGCTCACGCGTCGCTACGGCACCGACGTGCGACAGTGGCGGTGGGAGCGCGCTGCCTCCGAGCGCCGCTTCTTTCCCGTATGGGCGGCCGACAGTCTCGTCGCGGAGGACGTGTCCGCACTGAGCAGCACCCGATTCGCGCCGCTGGACCGTCCCGGCCGGGGCCACGCCTCCAGCCTTTCCGGGGGGCCGGCCCGCATCGTCCCGCTTCCCCTCGGGCCCGCCCCAACGCACTGGGACGGATGGATGCAGGGCCCCCGCGGCGGCCTCACGGTGCGGCGCCTGCGGTTCGAGCCCTCACGGTTCTTTGCCCGCTCCCTCCTGTCCCGCACCCGTCCCCCGCCCGTCTCGGTTGGGCAGGCCCCGATCCCAAACACAACCCGTCTCGTTCCCCCATCCCCGTAATCCTCGGGGCCAGGAGGGACGGGGCTACGCCTCCTGAACCTGCCGCCGTATTTCTTCGGGGACGCTCGGGTCGCGGAGGGTGGTGGTGTCGCCGAGGTCCTTCCCGTTGGAGATGTTTTCGAGGAGGCGACGCATAATCTTGCCGGAGCGCGTCTTGGGGAGATCCCCGACGAAGATGACGTTTCCCGGGCGGGCAAAGGCCCCGATCTCTTTCTCAACGGCGGCGACGATGTCCTGCCGGAGCTCGTCGGACGCCGCCACCCCGTCGCGGGGCGTGACGTACACGTCGGGCACGTTTCCCTTCTGGTCGTCCTGCCGGGCGGCCACTGCGGCCTCGGCCACCTCGGACACCTGGGCCACGGCCGACTCCAGCTCCATGGTGCCGAGCCGGTGCCCGGCCACGTTCATCACGTCGTCGAGGCGCCCCAGGACGCGGAAGTAGCCGTCCTGGGCGTGCACGGCCCCGTCCCCGGCCTCGTAGACCCAGTCGCGCCAGTCGTCGGAGTCGACGTCCGAGAAGCGGCGCCAGTACTCGTTGATGAAGCGCTGGTCGTCGCCGTACACGGTCTGCAGCATGCCCGGCCAGGGGCGCTCGATCACCAAGTTGCCGGCCTGCCCGCTCGCGGCCTCCACGGGCGTGCCGTTGTTGTCGTAGATGGCCGGCTGGATGCCGGGGCACGGACGCCCGGCCGAGCCGGGCTTCATGTCCTGTAGGGCCGGCAGGTTGGTGATGAGGTGGCCCCCCGTCTCCGTCTGCCACCAGGTGTCGACGATGACGGCGTCCTCGTTTCCGATGTGCGTGTAGTACCAGAGCCACGCCTCCGGCTGAATGGGCTCCCCGACCGTCGTCATGTGGCGGAAGTTGAAGTCGTACGACGCCGGGTGCTCCTTCCCCCACTTCATGTACATCCGCACCGCCGTGGGGGAGGTGTGGAAGATGTCGACGTCGTGCCGCTCGGCAATTTCCCAGGTGACGCCCTTGTGCGGATGGTCGGGCGCGCCCTCCCGCATCACGCTCGTCGTGCCTAGGGCGAGCGGGCCGTAGACGATGTAGGAGTGGCCGGTAATCCATCCGATGTCGGCGGCACACCAGTAGGTGTCATTGGGCTTGATGTCGAGGACGTACTTCGACGTGCCCGCCACGTAGCTGAGGTAGCCGCCGGTCCGGTGCTGGGCCCCCTTCGGCTTGCCGGTGGTGCCGGACGTGTACATCAGGAAGAGAGTGTCTTCGGCGTCGCGCGACACCGGCTCGACTCGCGCCCGTTCGTTGTTGGCGAGGAGCTCGGACACGAGGATGTCGCGTCCCTCCTCCAGGTCGGCCTCGGGGTGAAGGGTTCCCTCGTGGCGCTCCCACACCAGCACCGTGTCGATGTCGGTGTCCGCCTCCTCCACGGCGGTGTCGGCCTTCTCCTTGTGGTGCAAGAACTCGCCCCGCCGGTAGTAGCCGTCGATCGTGACGATGACGTCGGAGTCGGCATCGGTGGCGCGCTGGGCGAGGGCGCTGGCCGAGAAGCCGCCAAAGACGACCGAGTGCGGCGCGCCGATGCGGGCACAGGCGAGCATGGTGATGGGCAGCGCGGGCACCATCGGAAGGTGGAGCGTAACCACGTCGTCCTCCTGGACCCCCACGTCGCGGAGCGAGGCCGCCATCTTGTTGACTTCCCGGTAGAGATCCCGGTACGTCAGCGTGCGCCGGGTGCCGTCCTCGCCCTCCCAGATGAAGGCCGCCTGGTTGGGCCGCTCGTGGAGGTGACGGTCCACGCAGTTGTAGCAGGCGTTGAGCTCCCCGCCCGTAAACCACTCGAAGAAGGGCGGGTCGGACCCGTCGAAGACCTCGTCCCAGCGGGTGTCCCAGTCCAGAAGGTCGGCGTACTCCTCAAATCCTTCCGGAAAGTCGTCGAACCGATCGTAGATCGCCGGGTCCGACACGTTGGCCTGCCCCACGAATGCGGAGGGAGGGCGGAGATACTCCTGGTCGGACAGTCGGGCTTCGAGGGCAGCGTCGGCGTCGGCCATGACGGGCAGAGGGGTCGTGTGCGGAGCAGCGAAGTGCGGGGGCGCCCCATCCGGAAGGGCTTCGATTTTTCGGAGGGTTGCCCACTCCCACTGGGGCTACCTTAGGAATTTGGGGGCCCAATTTCAACTCGGAGCGGGGACCTCGGCCGCCACCACAAGCTCCGCCTCGCACCAGCCCCGGACCGCGTTGCAGCAGTACAGGGCGTCCGCCTCTCGAAGATCCTGAAGGCGCAGGGGGCGCTCCGTAGCCTCCGGATGCGTCTCCAATACGTGGTCCCGATACACGCCCGCCAGGAGGCCGGCCTCCGCCGGCGGGGTCCACAGCGCATCGCCCCGCCGAACGAACACGTTGCTGTAGGCGCCCTCGGTCACCTG is part of the Salinibacter ruber DSM 13855 genome and encodes:
- the acs gene encoding acetate--CoA ligase, translated to MADADAALEARLSDQEYLRPPSAFVGQANVSDPAIYDRFDDFPEGFEEYADLLDWDTRWDEVFDGSDPPFFEWFTGGELNACYNCVDRHLHERPNQAAFIWEGEDGTRRTLTYRDLYREVNKMAASLRDVGVQEDDVVTLHLPMVPALPITMLACARIGAPHSVVFGGFSASALAQRATDADSDVIVTIDGYYRRGEFLHHKEKADTAVEEADTDIDTVLVWERHEGTLHPEADLEEGRDILVSELLANNERARVEPVSRDAEDTLFLMYTSGTTGKPKGAQHRTGGYLSYVAGTSKYVLDIKPNDTYWCAADIGWITGHSYIVYGPLALGTTSVMREGAPDHPHKGVTWEIAERHDVDIFHTSPTAVRMYMKWGKEHPASYDFNFRHMTTVGEPIQPEAWLWYYTHIGNEDAVIVDTWWQTETGGHLITNLPALQDMKPGSAGRPCPGIQPAIYDNNGTPVEAASGQAGNLVIERPWPGMLQTVYGDDQRFINEYWRRFSDVDSDDWRDWVYEAGDGAVHAQDGYFRVLGRLDDVMNVAGHRLGTMELESAVAQVSEVAEAAVAARQDDQKGNVPDVYVTPRDGVAASDELRQDIVAAVEKEIGAFARPGNVIFVGDLPKTRSGKIMRRLLENISNGKDLGDTTTLRDPSVPEEIRRQVQEA
- a CDS encoding ExbD/TolR family protein, which encodes MPGLLEKRRSDREEASIPTAGMADIAFLLLIFFLVTTTINVDTGIGMTLPPKLKPEQEPPPVKERNLMNVLVNASGDVLVDEERARVAEIRDRVKKHVLNYGEDPSLSASPDDAVISIKTDAATPYNTYIEVLDEVWMSYREIWDQIARTNRLPGPDGGSAGLDQTYSSYREYYNQLGPDEDNQIRDTFGAQISIAEPDTGE
- a CDS encoding ExbD/TolR family protein — translated: MASQKFQRGSSSTEPEFTTASLPDIVFMLLIFFMVATVLRETDIKVRTQLPQAEALTKIDQKRLISKVHIGPLKRGENQGDTAIQIDDALIENRRTIRQIMYNKLQEQPQLIVSLKVDQESEMQIVNEVQQELREANALRINYSSNREGPPPS
- a CDS encoding helix-hairpin-helix domain-containing protein translates to MRNDEVAQILQETADLLELTGGNPHRARAFARAARSLQDLDAPAADRLREDTLVEVSGIGDGMADHISDIVHGGSFALRDELLSAVPPGLLDVLQVNGLGTKRTRRLWTELDIASLDELEHAAEADRITALDGFGAKTQQNILENVRQLRRYEAQWRLADAWAAAHSFLQSLRGLDAVDRAVPAGALRRHTETMERADVLVSTATAPSVVDWLDAHLDAPTREDSVVTGRLDEGLPVAVHLTSPDRFGTAWWRTTGTADHCTAVTEHADSPADHADEEALYRAAGLSVVPPALREGQGEVQAAADNALPELLTTEDLDGCLHNHSTYSDGAHTLREMALAARDRGYSYFGICDHSQSLRIADGLSPEEVRDQRDAVDRLNDELADDEPPFRIFHGIESDILRDGSLDYEQEVLEAFDFVVGSVHTGFSMTEEEATERLVRAVESPHTRILGHPTGRLLLGREGYPIDHERVIAACAEHDVALELNANPHRLDLDWRWVRHATDQGVLISINPDAHATAELDYVKWGVAVGRKGWLTPDQCLNAKSLDAFVQWLDDTRP
- a CDS encoding MotA/TolQ/ExbB proton channel family protein yields the protein MVILDKLSVHLLLLLPQQSGGSGAINALVERFNEGGEWMWPVLICLIIGLAISFERIISLNRADINTQAFLQRVKEALDEGGIPAAEEECASTRGPVASVFQAGLLRADEGIDAVEEAVVSYGSIEMSFLERGLVWLSLFISVAPMLGFLGTVIGMIEAFDSIEQAGDISPRLVAGGIKIALLTTAFGLIVAVILQFFYNYAVSKIDRLVAEMEDASIELVDALVALERGESATAEKSIPESVGEREE
- a CDS encoding penicillin acylase family protein — translated: MSRRLYFGLAGVLIAVGGAVLWWALGGPVSPPPAAHPIADLRDTTTVGWTDRHTATIEATHATDALTALGYVHGMKRAWTLTVWRHTALGTLSTAFGDGLVPVDRHARRLGFAHHARRAYERLSTATRERLQAYARGLNAALRSNRVQQREPFLHFDLAPKRWAPWHSLALARLVAWTGTAPTAAPTAPDSGLADFRAADRRLRRWLRLHGRSRSVAWAAGAPGDTTRTVLFAKHVLGATANPVVQEVVIRRPDAAPTVAASLPGAPLFPTGRTNGRRWTYLLHSDATLVPIEVDSTEARSRHERIAPAQGGEQLVEIQRHGARVRVGPISPDSAWVLEWPGLRARTDLPRWLATAHLDAQRDAAAPDFHLVEGEGLRVDSTGAWSVQGQPPVVDRGPASILVGRSGWAAHQADVLRAQARSRPVAPAQWSASDSSAWAAALLPTLLPDLASLNAPDSTTIDARSYLRNWDAVYDPASIGAVVFAEWMRAYRREIGRRPTPTDSVFFAGPRRRRTFRAAVDSLTRRYGTDVRQWRWERAASERRFFPVWAADSLVAEDVSALSSTRFAPLDRPGRGHASSLSGGPARIVPLPLGPAPTHWDGWMQGPRGGLTVRRLRFEPSRFFARSLLSRTRPPPVSVGQAPIPNTTRLVPPSP